In one window of Syngnathus scovelli strain Florida chromosome 20, RoL_Ssco_1.2, whole genome shotgun sequence DNA:
- the wdr26b gene encoding WD repeat-containing protein 26, whose amino-acid sequence MQANGAGRESAELSCLGAAQNSESSAAAAAAAAGGDGGGAHSNGLLRLLLSPADNGNGVGTSNGSSSSTSTACGTSAAASSGSEVGSLKKKKRLSQAEEDVIRLIGQHLHGLGLNQTVDLLMQESGCRLEHSSASKFRNHVMEGEWDKAENDLNELRALMHSPNAIVRMKFLLLQQKYLEYLEDGKVLEALQVLRGELTPLKYNTDRIHVLSGYLMCSHAEDLRAKAEWEGKGAASRCRLLDKLQTYLPPSVMLPPRRLQNLLRQAVELQRDRCLYHNTKPDDSLDSVSLLADHVCSRKQFPCYTQQILTEHCNEVWFCKFSNDGTKLATGSKDTTVIVWQVDPESHQLKLLRTLEGHAYGVSYLAWSPDDTYLIACGPDDCSELWLWNVQTGELRTKMSQSHEDSLTSVAWNPDGKRFVTGGQRGQFYQCDLDGNLLDSWEGVRVQCLWCLSDGRTVLASDTHQRIRGYNFEDLADRNIVQEDHPIMSFTVSKNGRLAVLNVATQGVHLWDLQDRVLVRKYQGVTQGFYTIHSCFGGHNEDFIASGSEDHKVYIWHRRGELPIAELTGHTRTVNCVSWNPTVPGLMASASDDGTVRVWGPAPFLDSQEADTLNENGSTMDS is encoded by the exons atgcaGGCGAACGGAGCGGGGCGAGAATCGGCCGAGCTTTCCTGCTTGGGCGCCGCACAGAACAGCGAatcctcggcggcggcggcggcagcagcggccGGCGGTGATGGTGGTGGGGCGCACTCCAACGGGTTGCTTCGGCTGCTTCTCTCCCCCGCGGACAACGGCAACGGCGTGGGCACCAGCAACGGCTCCTCGTCGTCAACCTCCACCGCTTGCGGGACTTCTGCCGCGGCCTCCTCTGGCTCGGAGGTGGGCtcgttgaagaagaagaagcggttGTCGCaggcggaggaagatgtcatccgGCTTATAGGGCAACATCTCCACGGACTAGGGCTCAA TCAGACGGTGGACCTGCTGATGCAGGAATCGGGCTGCAGACTGGAGCACTCGTCGGCCAGCAAGTTCCGCAACCATGTTATGGAAGGCGAGTGGGACAAG GCTGAGAATGATCTCAATGAACTGAGAGCACTGATGCATTCGCCCAACGCCATTGTG cgtATGAAGTTCTTGCTGCTGCAgcagaaatatttggagtacctgGAAGATGGTAAAGTCCTGGAGGCTCTGCAGGTGCTCCGCGGAGAGCTGACGCCGCTCAAGTACAACACGGACCGCATCCACGTGCTAAGCGG GTATCTCATGTGCAGCCATGCCGAGGATCTaagggccaaggcggagtgggAGGGCAAAGGCGCGGCCTCCCGCTGCCGACTGCTGGACAAGTTACAAA CGTACCTGCCGCCGTCGGTGATGCTGCCCCCGCGTCGGCTGCAGAACCTCCTGCGGCAGGCGGTGGAGCTGCAGAGGGACCGCTGCCTCTACCACAACACCAAGCCGGACGACAGTCTGGACTCAGTGTCGCTGCTCGCCGATCACGTCTGCAGCAG GAAGCAGTTCCCATGTTACACGCAGCAGATTCTGACTGAGCACTGTAACGAAGTTTGGTTCTGCAAGTTCTCAAACGACGGCACCAAGCTAGCCACCGGCTCCAAAGACACCACCGTCATCGTTTGGCAGGTGGACCCG GAGAGCCACCAGCTGAAGCTGCTGCGGACCCTGGAGGGTCACGCCTACGGGGTCTCCTACCTGGCCTGGAGCCCCGACGACACCTACCTGATTGCCTGCGGACCGGACGACTGCTCCGAGCTGTGGCTCTGGAATGTTCAG ACGGGAGAGCTGCGCACCAAGATGTCGCAGTCCCACGAGGACAGTTTGACCAGCGTGGCCTGGAATCCGGACGGCAAACGCTTTGTCACGGGAGGCCAGAGGGGGCAGTTCTACCAATGC GATCTGGACGGCAACCTGCTGGACTCGTGGGAAGGCGTGAGAGTGCAGTGCTTATGGTGCCTGAGCGACGGCAGGACGGTGCTGGCCTCGGACACCCACCAACGTATTCGGGGCTACAACTTTGAGGACCTCGCCGACAGAAACAT AGTCCAGGAGGACCATCCTATCATGTCTTTTACTGTTTCCAAGAACGGAAGATTAGCTGTGTTAAATGTAGCAACTCAg GGAGTGCACTTGTGGGACCTACAGGACCGAGTGCTGGTCAGAAAATACCAAGGCGTCACGCAGGGCTTCTACACTATCCACTCCTGCTTCGGAGGACACAATGAAGACTTTATTGCTAGCGGCAGCGAAG ACCACAAAGTGTACATTTGGCACCGGCGGGGCGAGCTTCCCATCGCCGAGTTGACGGGCCACACGCGCACCGTCAACTGCGTCAGCTGGAACCCGACCGTGCCGGGGCTCATGGCGTCCGCCTCGGACGACGGCACGGTGCGCGTCTGGGGGCCggcgccttttctcgactcgcAAGAGGCGGACACGCTCAACG AGAACGGCAGTACCATGGACAGTTGA